GTATGAAAAAGCAGAAAACTATACCAAAACAAGTTTAGAATTGATTAAACTTAAAACGGTATCAGCAACTGCAGATGTTTTATCAACATTAACTTCACGGATAGCGGTAGGCGTTGTTGTTGCATTTTTTACTTTGTTTCTTAATATCGGACTTAGCTTATGGATTGGAAAAGAACTTGGTGAATATTATTATGGTTTCTTTGCGATAGCAGGTTTTTATTTAATCGTTGCTATTGTATTGCACAAAACACAGCATAAGCTGATTAAAACTCCAATTGGAAATTTAATTGTTTCCAATATTCTGAAAGACACTAAAAACTGATTTAATAATTAATACTATAAAAAAGACTATTTATGGAAACTATTTACACTATTGACTCATTAAATCAAAAGATTAAGCTTTTAGAAGAACAACAAGACAGGGAATGGTGTGATATCAAAGACGAAATCGATGAAATTAAGGAAAATTTAAAACCTCTTAATCTCATTCGGAACACAGTCCAGGAAGTCAATGAAGCCGTGGGCTTCAAGAGTGATCTTGCCCAATCTGCTATAAGCATTGGAATAGGTTACCTGGCTAAGAAACTGGTAATAGGAAAAACCGATTCTACATTTAAAAACATCCTAGGGTCTATATTACAGCTTGCTGTAACCACTTTGGTAGCAAAGCCTGCAGACCATCACGAACCTTCTGAGAAGGAATTGTACAAGGAAGAATCATTTGAAGGGTAATTGTATAACTTAAATACAACTATTATGGAAAAGATAAACGAAATAATAATTAAAAATGGTGTTTACATTTACTCGAATTTCTATAAATGTTTTGAATATACGAGAGTATTTTTAGGTATCTAGCTAGTTTATACGTTTCTGCTATAACAAACGGTTAAACAGTTAATACCTCACTATAAATCTCTGTTTAGTTAAATAGAGCCTTACAAGAAAAGCAAAGTTTGCAATTAGTAAACTTTGCTTTTTTGCATTAAAAAAAATCCGAACTTAAAAATATAAGTTCGGATTTTTGTATATTATCTCTTAATTAAAATCTAAGAAGCCTAAAAAAATCTACTATCTAGAAGTCTAAAATTAAAACACTTCAGAAGCTTCCTTCAGTTTCTCCATATTATTTACCAGTTGAAGCTCAGCAACAATTTTCTGAATATCACCATTCATGATATTTCCTAAATCATAAAGTGTAAGTCCGATACGATGATCCGTTACACGACCCTGGGCATAATTGTAAGTACGGATTTTAGCAGAACGGTCACCCGAACTAACCTGAGAAGTACGTTTAGACGCATCTTCAGCTTCTTTCTTTGCCAATTCCATTTCGTACAAACGGGAACGTAAAACCGTTAATGCCTTATCTTTATTTTTATGCTGCGATTTCTGGTCCTGACATTGTGCCACTAATCCGGTTGGAATGTGCGTTAAACGTACAGCCGATTTCGTAGTATTTACCGACTGTCCTCCAGGTCCTGATGAACAGAAGAAATCGACACGAACATCATTCATATCAATCTGTACATCAAACTCTTCTGCTTCCGGCAAAACCATAACCGTTGCTGCCGATGTATGCACACGACCCTGAGTTTCTGTTTGAGGAACACGCTGAACACGGTGAACACCCGCTTCAAACTTCAAAGTTCCATACACATCTTCTCCCGAAACTTCAAAAATTACCTCTTTAAAACCTCCTGAAGTTCCTTCGTTCATATCCACCACAGAAGTTCTCCAGCCTTGAGACTCACAGTATTTAGTATACATCCTGAACAAATCACCTGCAAAAATACTCGCTTCGTCCCCACCCGTTCCGGCACGGATCTCCACCATTACATTTTTTGCATCTTCAGGATCTTTAGGAATCAGCATAAATTTGATTTCCTCCTCCAGTTGCGGCAAACGTTCTTTTGCTTCATCCAGCTGCATTTTGGCCATTTCGACCATATCAGCATCGCTTCCGTCAGCAATAATTTCGTTGGCTTCGTCAATATTGGCCAAAACAAGAATGTATTCTTCTCTCTTTTCAACCAAAGCTTTGATGCTTTTATATTCCTGATTAAGCTGTACATAGCGTTTTTGATCCGCAATAACATCCGGCTGAATAATCAAATCCGAAATCTCATCAAAACGCTGCTTTACATATTGAAGTCTGTCTAACATTTTCTTTTCCTTTTATTGGACTGCAAAATTACGAAAAATAGTTGATAGTTAAAAGTTGTTCATTAATGGTTTTTTCAGGAGCCAATTCCTGCTATTCGCTATATCTTTTTAGGCAGAGAATTTGGGTTTTATTAAGATGTTTTCATTTGCCTGAAAAGGATGCCGCTGCTATCAGGGCTAAGGGATTTTAGGTTTTATAAATAGTATCATAAAGGAATATCTTAGAGTTTTATATGATGTATTTCGTTACAAATAAACTATATTTGAAAAAATAATATGAATCAAAACATGCGCATAACACACCAATTTTGTAATAAAACTAGTTCAATTTATGCGTTTATAAACTAGTTACCAGAGATTGCAGAAAAAAAACTAAATAAGATCTTATGAAATTGATAAGTACGATTATGCTTTTATTTGTTATTTTATTGCCTCAAAAAGATGAATTTATTTTTAAGAACGGTAATCAAAAAATAATTTTGAAAGTTGACAATGGAACTAAAAACTTAATATGGGGAAAAACTTCAAAGCTAATTCTTCAA
The Flavobacterium flavigenum genome window above contains:
- the prfA gene encoding peptide chain release factor 1, whose product is MLDRLQYVKQRFDEISDLIIQPDVIADQKRYVQLNQEYKSIKALVEKREEYILVLANIDEANEIIADGSDADMVEMAKMQLDEAKERLPQLEEEIKFMLIPKDPEDAKNVMVEIRAGTGGDEASIFAGDLFRMYTKYCESQGWRTSVVDMNEGTSGGFKEVIFEVSGEDVYGTLKFEAGVHRVQRVPQTETQGRVHTSAATVMVLPEAEEFDVQIDMNDVRVDFFCSSGPGGQSVNTTKSAVRLTHIPTGLVAQCQDQKSQHKNKDKALTVLRSRLYEMELAKKEAEDASKRTSQVSSGDRSAKIRTYNYAQGRVTDHRIGLTLYDLGNIMNGDIQKIVAELQLVNNMEKLKEASEVF